The DNA segment GACCGCGACTTTGAAACCTTTGTGGGCCAGTTCCAGGGCAATGGCCTTTCCCAGACCCCGGCTGGAGCCGGTGACGAGTGCAACTTTCATTGATGTGCCTCCAGGTACTTCTGAATGTCTTCGGGGGTGTGAATGTTGAAGCTTCTGGCTTCAGGAAGGATGCGTTTGAGCAGGCCGGTCAGCACAGTTCCGCTGCCAAATTCCACAAATTCAGTGACCCCAAGGTCACGCAACTTGTAGATGCTTTCCACAAAACGCACACTGCCCGTCACCTGTGCAGAGAGCAGGGCGGCCACTTCCGCAGGATTTTGCACTTCCTGGGCTGTAAAGTTGGCAATCACCGGGAACTGCAACGGCTGGTAAGAGATGTTCTGGAGGTCTGTTTCCAGCTTCTCTCTGGCAGATTGCATCAGGCTGCAATGGAACGGGGCAGAAACCTTCAGGGGGATCACCTTGAAGCCCTTGCCTTTCAGTTCGGCACTGGCGGCCTGCACAGCGCTGGCCTCTCCAGAAATCACCGTCTGGGTGGGTGCATTGAAGTTGGCCACTTCCACCACACCGGGGGTGTTTTTGCACACTTCGCTGATGGTGGCGATGTCTTCTCCCATCACTGCTGCCATGGCTCCAAGGCCCACTGGAACGGCTTCCTGCATGTAGGTTCCGCGTTTGTGCACCAGCTGGATGGCATCCTTGAGGTCCAGGGTGCCTGCAGCCACATGGGCAGAAAATTCGCCCAGGGAGTGACCCACAGCATAAGCGGGTTTCAGTCCGGTGGCTTCCTGCCAGGCCCGGTAAGCGGCAATGGAAGCGGTCACCAGTGCAGGCTGCTGGTTTGCCGTGAGGGTGAGGTCTTCCAGCGGGCCTTCAGCCATCACGTTGGTGATGCCAGGAAGGGCCTGATCTGCCACTTCAAAAACCTGTGCAGAAACGTTGTAAGCATCCCGAACAGCGGTTCCCATGCCCACAGCATGGCTGTTCTGTCCGGGGAACAGGGCAGCAATCATTGTTTTCCTCCCCAGGTGAGCACGCAAGAAGCCCAGGACAATCCTGCACCAAAGGCCACAAACAGCAGGTGGTCTCCGTCTTGCACCCGTCCTTCGTCCAGTGCGCGTTGCAAAGCCAGCGGAACACTGGCGGCACTGTTGTTGCCGTAATCCTGCACCGTGACCACCACACGTTCAGGGGGCAGTTTCAGGCGTTCCCGTGCCGAATCAATGATCCGGGCATTGGCCTGGTGGGGCACGAACAGGCTGATGTTTTCAGGCTTCAGGCCCGCTTTTTCGATGGCTTCCAGGCTGGCACTGTCCATCACCCGCACGGCGAATTTGAAGACTTCACGGCCATTCATGTACAGCTTGCGGGTCATTCTGGCTCCGCTGGGCAGGCAATCCGCGAAGGCCTTCATGTGCAGGTGGTCTGCACCCATGCCGTCTGATCCCAGCACGAAGCTCTTGAAGCCATAACCCTCTTTGACCCCTTCGATGATGGCGGCACCCGCTCCATCTCCGAACAGCACAGCAG comes from the Deinococcus roseus genome and includes:
- a CDS encoding beta-ketoacyl-ACP synthase III; protein product: MNAGITALGTYVPTKVVTNADLEQRLDTSDEWIQSRTGIQKRHFAEEGEFCSTLAIRAVENLKARYGDHVLDGVDLVIVATATPDAMFPATASLVQAHFGLKAGAFDLLAACPGWLYAISAAQAYVASGTSKKVLAIGAETLSRVINWDDRATAVLFGDGAGAAIIEGVKEGYGFKSFVLGSDGMGADHLHMKAFADCLPSGARMTRKLYMNGREVFKFAVRVMDSASLEAIEKAGLKPENISLFVPHQANARIIDSARERLKLPPERVVVTVQDYGNNSAASVPLALQRALDEGRVQDGDHLLFVAFGAGLSWASCVLTWGGKQ
- the fabD gene encoding ACP S-malonyltransferase, with the protein product MIAALFPGQNSHAVGMGTAVRDAYNVSAQVFEVADQALPGITNVMAEGPLEDLTLTANQQPALVTASIAAYRAWQEATGLKPAYAVGHSLGEFSAHVAAGTLDLKDAIQLVHKRGTYMQEAVPVGLGAMAAVMGEDIATISEVCKNTPGVVEVANFNAPTQTVISGEASAVQAASAELKGKGFKVIPLKVSAPFHCSLMQSAREKLETDLQNISYQPLQFPVIANFTAQEVQNPAEVAALLSAQVTGSVRFVESIYKLRDLGVTEFVEFGSGTVLTGLLKRILPEARSFNIHTPEDIQKYLEAHQ